One part of the Raphanus sativus cultivar WK10039 unplaced genomic scaffold, ASM80110v3 Scaffold0587, whole genome shotgun sequence genome encodes these proteins:
- the LOC108824532 gene encoding transcription factor HHO5: MVQTDTDKMGLNLNLSMYSLAKPLSQFLDQVSRIKDHDSKLSEIDDYVGKLEEERRKIDVFKRELPLCMLLLNEAIERLKEEASSVMMMASNCKLDVGERVRLESDNNKKNWMSSAQLWISNPNSQLQSTNEEEDGCVTQKPIQTCNNQGGAFPPPYNPPPPPPPAPLSLRTPTSEILMDYRRIEQNHPQFSKPIIQSHHVPKKDQRRRWSQELHRKFVDALHSLGGPQVATPKQIREMMRVDGLTNDEVKSHLQKYRMHIRKHPLHPAKTLPSSDQPVLLDRETQSLISLTRSDSPQSPLVVDRGCLFSNNGHSSEDEVKSDGRSSWKSVSNKNRPALDLEL, encoded by the exons ATGGTTCAGACAGATACAGATAAGATGGGTCTTAATTTGAATCTGTCGATGTACTCCTTAGCAAAACCCTTGTCTCAATTTCTCGACCAAGTGTCGAGGATCAAAGACCACGACTCGAAACTGTCTGAAATCGATGATTATGTCGGAAAAttagaggaagagaggagaaagATCGATGTTTTTAAACGGGAGCTACCTCTATGCATGCTCCTATTGAACGAAG CGATTGAGAGGTTAAAGGAAGAGGCTTCATCAGTGATGATGATGGCATCAAATTGTAAATTAGATGTGGGTGAAAGGGTAAGATTGGAAAGTGACAATAATAAGAAGAACTGGATGAGCTCTGCCCAGTTATGGATCTCCAATCCTAACTCTCAATTGCAATCG ACAAATGAAGAAGAGGATGGGTGTGTGACTCAGAAGCCTATTCAGACATGTAATAATCAGGGAGGAGCATTTCCACCACCATATAACCCTCCACCACCGCCTCCTCCGGCTCCTCTGTCTCTCAGGACTCCAACATCAGAAATACTGATGGATTATAGGAGAATTGAGCAGAATCATCCTCAATTCAGCAAACCTATTATACAGAGCCATCACGTTCCGAAGAAAGATCAGAGAAGGAGATGGTCACAGGAACTTCACCGTAAATTCGTTGATGCTCTTCACAGCCTTGGAGGGCCACAAG TGGCAACACCAAAGCAGATTAGAGAAATGATGAGAGTTGATGGTTTAACCAATGATGAAGTCAAGAGCCATTTACAA AAATATAGAATGCATATCCGTAAGCATCCGCTGCATCCAGCAAAGACTCTGCCATCCTCGGATCAGCCTGTTTTGTTAGATAGGGAAACACAGAGCTTAATAAGTTTGACGAGGTCGGATTCACCACAGAGCCCGCTTGTTGTTGATAGAGGTTGTTTGTTCAGTAATAATGGTCATAGCTCAGAGGATGAAGTGAAATCTGATGGACGTAGCAGCTGGAAAAGTGtgtcaaataaaaatagacCAGCGTTGGATCTTGAGCTTTGA